In the genome of Torulaspora globosa chromosome 2, complete sequence, the window GGTGTCGGAATATCTGTCGAAACTGGATAAGGATTGTTCGAAACCTAGACGGCTCGCCCAATTGGAGAATAACCTGGACGTAGAGAAGAAAGCGTCCAGATTCAACACTTTCCTGAAGTGGGcatttttgaaaaaacCAAAAGGTGAGGATAAGACTCGGTATATCACCTATGATCAATGGAGGGATTTCCTTCTCCTGATGCCTAGAAAGGAAGGCTCGAGATTGCATACTGCATATGCATATTATTGCTATTTCAATGCCGATGTAGATCTGTCCTCCGAGGGTGACATGACTTTGATCAACGATTTTATCAATGGGTTCGGTTACTTCATAGCAGGAGGGCTCTCCGGAGTGACATCGCGTACCTGTACCGCACCGCTAGATCGACTGAAAGTCTTCCTCATTGCAAGGACAGATCTATCATCGACTCTACTCAACTCTAAAGAGTCTCTTCTGGCCAAGAATCCAAACGCAAATTTGGCGAAAATAAGGTCGCCGATCGTCAAGGCAATCACCACACTTTATAGACAGGGCGGTCTTAGAGCATTTTACGTTGGAAACGGGCTGAATGTGATTAAGGTGTTTCCAGAAAGCTCCATGAAATTTGGATCATTCGagctgacgaagaagctgatgacAAAACTCGAGGGCTGTCGAGAAACAAGTGAACTCTCCAAGTTTTCCACCTATATTGCTGGTGGTATGGCCGGAGTTGTCGCGCAGTTCTCTGTTTATCCTATTGACACTTTAAAATTTAGGATCCAATGCGCACCCCTCGATAACCAAGTGAAAGGCAATAAACTGCTTTTGCAGACCGCTAAAGATATGTATCATGCCGGAGGGCTAAAGCTATTCTACAGGGGGGTAACCGTAGGTGTTGTCGGGATATTTCCTTACGCTGCACTGGATCTTGGAACATTCTCTGCTCTGAAAAAATGGTACATTGCTAGAAAGGCGAAACAGTTGTCAATTCCAGAGTCTGAAGTCTCCCTGAGCAACCTGGTCGTTCTGCCGATGGGCGCCTTTAGCGGTACAGTTGGAGCCACCGCAGTGTATCCAATAAACTTGCTCCGGACTAGATTACAAGCCCAAGGTACCTTTGCACATCCAGCAACTTACACAGGTTTCAGGGATgtcttgatgaagacaaTTCAACGAGAGGGCTATCCTGGTCTCTTTAAAGGTCTGGTACCGAACCTAGCAAAGGTCTGCCCTGCGGTTTCCATCAGTTATCTATGTTACGAAAATCTCAAGAGCCTGATGAAGCTGGGATGATCATCACGGCTTCGCTATAGCATTGCacttcaaaatcaaacTGACCGTCCATTTGCACCACTTAAAAAGTGACAGAATATATTACGTATTATTTATTCTTTGAGACATAATTTTATTCATTTCTTATAAGCATAGATTGTCAGAGAGATCCTAAAACATTGCTGCCCTGGCTGGTAAGGTACACATTGTCTAGACTGTTATCTGAGACCAGCAATTTCTCGCAATGGTTGCGTATTATCAAAGGGCCGACATCACATCCCACTAAAGATGACATCTTAATCTTCGGTTTGAACACTCCAATGTTCTCGGGAAGGCCCTCATCCTCATCGCACTTGGTCCAATTGGTCTCTCTCTCAAATTCCAGCTTATCTTCCTTATCCTTCAGTCTCTCTCTCCCTTGAGGCAAATGGCCCAATTCCATTTCCATTGTATTGATGACGACCTCGAAGACCACAGTATCATCTCTGATGGGATCCAATTTCTCCAAATGAGCCGTGAGACTGTTGAAACTAGATCTGAACTCGTCAAAGACCTCCGACTCAGTAAGGGTACCGACGTCATCAACATGTCTGAACTCGTCAAAGCTCAGAACGTATCTCTCGATACACATGTTATCCTCTTTGGTCATCACGCACAGAGATAATCCGTAGATGTGAACTAGCTTACTCAAAACATCCAAcacaagttcttcaatgtAGTCCTGGACTTCCGGATGCCTATTCATGGGAGTAAATTGTGGTAGATTAAACGCTTGATAGGTCGTGATATCGAaagaagcagctggataCACATTGCGATGGTACAGGATGGAACTGAGAAAGCATTTAAGATATATTTTCATCCATTTTTCAATCCAAATATTCATCGATTAGCTTAAATCATCCGACAGGAGCTAGCTTTAATTAGCTGCTCTTTACCTCATCTGATCAAGCAAAGCATCGCTGTCGCGCAACCTTTATCATACATATGAGACTACGTAACACTGAAAATACAGGGACTAAAGACCAATCGATGGCTGAAAAGGTGGATTATGACCAGGATCTCAGCCATTGCTGGTGACGATATCCATAAGATAACGTCAAGTCAGGTCATTGTCGATCTTATAACCTGTGTGAAGGAACTCGTCGATAACAGTATTGATGCGGGTGCCCATAACATCGAGGtggtcttcaagaactatGGAATGGAATCTATTGAATGTAGTGATGATGGTGAGGGCATCAGTTCCGAAAATTTCGAATCTTTAGCGTTGAAGCATTTCACCTCCAAAATAAGGTCCTTTCAAGATGTCTCCTCGGTAACGACTCTCGGGTTTAGAGGTGAAGCGTTATCATCGATTTGCTCTGTTGCACGGATGAGTGTTGTTACAACGACCAAGCCGCCACGAGCTGACAAACTTGAATATGATACAAACGGGGTTCTGATTTCCAAAACTACGGTTTCACGCAATAAAGGTACTACTGTTCTCATTTCTGACTTGTTCTACAACTTACCTGTTAGGAGGAAGGAGCTCGAGAAAAGTCACAAGAGACAGTTCAGTAAATGTCTCTCACTGCTGCAAGCCTATGCTCTCATCCAGGATGATGTTCAATTTTCCGTCTGGAACGTCACTTCGAACCGGCGAAAGAGACTGATCCTGAGCACAGCACGATGTCAGGATATGCCAAAAAAGATTCTGAGCATTTTTGGCTCTTCAAGCATGAGGGGACTCGCTCCGATTGAGTTGGAACTCGATCTGAACCCATAcaagaaaatgatgaaCAGATATAAGATCGACATGCCGGCTTACCGTGATCTGGATTACATAATAAAGGTACGCGGATACATCTCTAAGAGTTCGTTTGGGTGTGGCAGAAGTGCAAAGGACAGACAGTGCATCTCAGTGAATAAACGACCGGTTGAGTATCCCGCGCTCCTACAATGTTGCAACGAAGTTTACCACAATTTTAACAACGTTCAGTTTCCAACGGTTTTTCTAGATTTGAGCTTATCTCCACAACTTCTGGACGTAAATGTGACCCCGGACAAACGAACAATCATGCTGCACAACGAGCGATACATTATCGAGGTTTTCAGAGagaatttgatcaactACTATGATAGTCAAGAGCTTGTACTGCCGAAGTCTGGTTTATCGCAATTTGATGACCCAAAAGTGAAGAAACGAAAATTGGCTTCTCAGGTTTTGGAGAGCCATTATTGTGAAGATGACTCTAGTGATGAcgaaagctttcaaagttcGTTATCTGTTCCGGCAAAGGAAGAGCCCGGAAATAGCAGCACTCCCATGGCTAGGAAACATGTCACGCCTTCTGAAAGGTCTTCAGTTTCTACTCCTTCGGAATCGAACGCCAGTCCCTCTCCTGCTGCATCGACACAGACACTACCAAGCAAGTTTGTTAACatcaaagagcttcaaaaaTCAGACTCATGCCTTTATGACGCATCTAGTGAAGAGTTTGCTCCAGAATCATCTGAGGACGCTGCGAAGATTCCTAAATCGCAAAGTCTAAAGGACACTTTAGAGCGATATAAGAAATCATCTCAAGGGGACAGCCCATCAAATGACAAAGACGCTAAATCATCTCACAAGACTGAGTCAATCGTTGTGGAAGTAGAGGGAAAAAAATTGGATTACCAAGCAAAGTATTCGAAGAGCGAAGGGCTTGCCTTTATTTGCGACGCTGCATCGTCACCAACAAAACCATGTTGTGACGATCATGCAAAGTCTGAAATGAAAGGTGATGACAGTGAGgaagatccagaagatgattcaTTTTACGCTAGCATGGAACCACGAGAAGTAAATATGCGCTCTGACGTGCCCTGGCGAGTCACGCACAACGTACCTCGTTCTACTTATCGTTCCTTAACTGGTCGCAATGATTCCAGACGTTTTGAGGGCGATGGTTTGGTCGTTAAGCAAAACATCGATAGCTCCTTTCGAATGGTTCATGTTATGGCGAGTCGGATGTCAGGGCGGCGGCAAAGCGGAAAGCACGtcaattccttcaagagaaatGAAGATCTAGAAAACTTTGATGAAGGTGAAAGATATCTGACCTTAACAGTAAAGAAAAGTGATTTTGAGGAAATGGAGGTTGTTGGTCAATTCAATCTGGGATTCATTATAGTGACACGACATGCCAGAGGCAAGTATGATTTGTTCATAATAGATCAGCATGCAAGTGATGAAAAATACAATTTTGAGATGTTGCAAAAATCAACTACCTTCAAATCTCAAAAGCTGATTGCTCCGCTTCCAGTTGAGCTTAGTGttatcgatgagctgctggTGATGGAACACTTGGACATTTTTGAGAAAAACGGCTTTAAGCTGATCATCAACGAGCAGGAGACTCAAGGATGTAAGATAGAGATAACCAATTTACCAGTTTCTAAAAGAACTCTTTTCAACGTGGATGATTTTTATGAGCTGGTGTATCTCATAAAAGAGAACTCTGGTTTACACCGCAACAATATACGTTGCTCTAAGATTCGTTCCATGTTTGCCATGAGAGCTTGCCGAAGTAGCATTATGATTGGTAAACCCTTAGCGAAAGCTACAATGACTAAAGTAGTTCGCCACTTAAGTGAGCTGGATAAACCCTGGAACTGTCCTCATGGGCGACCGACCATGCGTCACCTGATGGAAATAAATGACTGGGATTCGTTCTCGAGCGATTATGAGATTTAACAGAATGGTGGATTCTTATATATACATGAGTATTTTTATGCGGATATGGGACAACTAAATTACAGCTTTATCATTCCAAATGAAACGCTCTTTTCCATATTTCCAACGGCGAGGCGGCCGCTGACATCGTATGATAGCCTCTTCTATCGACTTTGTTTAATTTTCTAGCTGTTTTAGCATTATTTCTCGTCCGTTGTCCTCTAACTGGCAAGTTCATTGCATGTCTCATACCTTCGTAACATCCGATTCGCCTCTTGAGAGCGATATTTTCCTTAACAACGGCTCTGGCGTCGCCTTCGATGGTCATAGTCGAGAGTTCACTCGTGATGCTCATAATCTGAGCTTCAGTCAATTGATGCATTCTCATCCATGGATAAAATCCAAGCTTTGAGCAGACTCTCTCAGCAGTTTTTTCTCCAATACCATAGAACTTTGAAGCGAGTGCTATCTTAATAACCTCTTTTCCTTTAAAACCTTTACCCAGAATATGCACCACCATTGCGACTAAACTCTAAACAGTGGTCTTGTCTCTATCTGCTAAGATCATGGTGGTCCGCTGCTTGTTGAATTGATCAATCTTCAAGCGACTTAAGCTGCGCGCGTGTGAAATGACGAAGATCAAAGAGTATAGACTCTATACTATAGAGATATCTCGTTAATTGTACATTAGATAGATGATTGTAAGCGAATAGGTTGAGTCCTTTGGGTTGGAACTCAGTTGAATTAGATAGCCAGTTGCACAGAGAACTTTGTTTTGTAAACGCATCAATCAAGGATGTAGGATGTTGATTGTAGCATGCGACCTAATTGTTCCACATCTAGTCTTTGAATTACCAAATTCCGCAATAATCCAATCATTGTGATGAAACTGGCTAGGCCCACAGGAACCACACAAAACACTATGATATTGTAAAGGTCGATGGTCCTTTTCTTGGTAAATCTGAAGCTCTTGCGCAGTTttcttttgtttttgcGTCTTGGTAATGAGCATGAGGAGGCCAAGGAAGCCGAAGAGTTGTTTGAGGATGGGACATCTTCACAACTCTTCAGGTCACAGtcctcctcatcttccGTGTCGTAGTCGCCTTGACTCACGTAATTCAGATTGGAAGTGAGATAGCTTTGCCAAATGTATGCGGTGGTCATGATACAGCTCAACA includes:
- the SWS2 gene encoding mitochondrial 37S ribosomal protein uS13m (ancestral locus Anc_2.213), whose product is MVVHILGKGFKGKEVIKIALASKFYGIGEKTAERVCSKLGFYPWMRMHQLTEAQIMSITSELSTMTIEGDARAVVKENIALKRRIGCYEGMRHAMNLPVRGQRTRNNAKTARKLNKVDRRGYHTMSAAASPLEIWKRAFHLE
- the PMS1 gene encoding ATP-binding mismatch repair protein (ancestral locus Anc_2.212) — translated: MTRISAIAGDDIHKITSSQVIVDLITCVKELVDNSIDAGAHNIEVVFKNYGMESIECSDDGEGISSENFESLALKHFTSKIRSFQDVSSVTTLGFRGEALSSICSVARMSVVTTTKPPRADKLEYDTNGVLISKTTVSRNKGTTVLISDLFYNLPVRRKELEKSHKRQFSKCLSLLQAYALIQDDVQFSVWNVTSNRRKRLILSTARCQDMPKKILSIFGSSSMRGLAPIELELDLNPYKKMMNRYKIDMPAYRDLDYIIKVRGYISKSSFGCGRSAKDRQCISVNKRPVEYPALLQCCNEVYHNFNNVQFPTVFLDLSLSPQLLDVNVTPDKRTIMLHNERYIIEVFRENLINYYDSQELVLPKSGLSQFDDPKVKKRKLASQVLESHYCEDDSSDDESFQSSLSVPAKEEPGNSSTPMARKHVTPSERSSVSTPSESNASPSPAASTQTLPSKFVNIKELQKSDSCLYDASSEEFAPESSEDAAKIPKSQSLKDTLERYKKSSQGDSPSNDKDAKSSHKTESIVVEVEGKKLDYQAKYSKSEGLAFICDAASSPTKPCCDDHAKSEMKGDDSEEDPEDDSFYASMEPREVNMRSDVPWRVTHNVPRSTYRSLTGRNDSRRFEGDGLVVKQNIDSSFRMVHVMASRMSGRRQSGKHVNSFKRNEDLENFDEGERYLTLTVKKSDFEEMEVVGQFNLGFIIVTRHARGKYDLFIIDQHASDEKYNFEMLQKSTTFKSQKLIAPLPVELSVIDELLVMEHLDIFEKNGFKLIINEQETQGCKIEITNLPVSKRTLFNVDDFYELVYLIKENSGLHRNNIRCSKIRSMFAMRACRSSIMIGKPLAKATMTKVVRHLSELDKPWNCPHGRPTMRHLMEINDWDSFSSDYEI
- the SAL1 gene encoding Ca(2+)-binding ATP:ADP antiporter SAL1 (ancestral locus Anc_2.210) encodes the protein MDDPRRDPTQNSDKRYDRYEQLFRKLDVNGTGKLDIQSLQKALEKDGHPLRDSNEAIMVLFNAMDCDKDSIVDLEDFSKYASIAESQIEKGFKRLDSDHDGKVKLSEVSEYLSKLDKDCSKPRRLAQLENNLDVEKKASRFNTFLKWAFLKKPKGEDKTRYITYDQWRDFLLLMPRKEGSRLHTAYAYYCYFNADVDLSSEGDMTLINDFINGFGYFIAGGLSGVTSRTCTAPLDRLKVFLIARTDLSSTLLNSKESLLAKNPNANLAKIRSPIVKAITTLYRQGGLRAFYVGNGLNVIKVFPESSMKFGSFELTKKLMTKLEGCRETSELSKFSTYIAGGMAGVVAQFSVYPIDTLKFRIQCAPLDNQVKGNKLLLQTAKDMYHAGGLKLFYRGVTVGVVGIFPYAALDLGTFSALKKWYIARKAKQLSIPESEVSLSNLVVLPMGAFSGTVGATAVYPINLLRTRLQAQGTFAHPATYTGFRDVLMKTIQREGYPGLFKGLVPNLAKVCPAVSISYLCYENLKSLMKLG
- the REV7 gene encoding Rev7p (ancestral locus Anc_2.211), translating into MNIWIEKWMKIYLKCFLSSILYHRNVYPAASFDITTYQAFNLPQFTPMNRHPEVQDYIEELVLDVLSKLVHIYGLSLCVMTKEDNMCIERYVLSFDEFRHVDDVGTLTESEVFDEFRSSFNSLTAHLEKLDPIRDDTVVFEVVINTMEMELGHLPQGRERLKDKEDKLEFERETNWTKCDEDEGLPENIGVFKPKIKMSSLVGCDVGPLIIRNHCEKLLVSDNSLDNVYLTSQGSNVLGSL